The genome window TTACACTGCCCCGTCTCCTGAGCGGATTTCCTGTGGTTAGCCAGGCAGCGGCAGGCGCCGGAATGATATATACCGAAGAAAAAACGGGGGCTGATGGAAAAACAAAGACCGGCGGTGAAAGCAATGATGCGTATCATGGCGGATACCTGGGTGAAATTCTGATTGTTGACGATGATCCCGATACACTTTTTACGCTGAACGAACTGGTTAAGAAAAGCGGATGCAGCACTCTTCTGGCAAAAAACGGAGAGGAATGCCTGGAGATTCTGGAATCAGCGCTGCCGGATATGATTCTGATGGATCTGATGATGCCGCGGATGGACGGTTTTGAGGCTGTAAGAAGAATTCGTGAGGACAAACGGTATGAACAGGTTCCGGTCATTGCTATAACAGCAAAAACCATTGATGATGACGGAGACGAACTGCTGAGGGCGGGCTTTACCGGATATATACGGAAACCCTTTGACGCGGCAGCACTGATTTCAAAAATTAAGAGAATATTTAAACCAAAAAAGTAACATGAAAAAAATTCTGATAATTGACGACCAGCATGATAATGCGCTTATCCTTTTTGAACGCCTCACGCGGGAGGGGTTCAGAGTTCATATTGAGTATAACGGAAAAGACGGTATTTCTTATGCCAATGCGGAAAATCCTGATCTGATCCTGCTTGATATAATGATGCCCGATATGAACGGACTTGAAGTCTGCCGGCATCTGAAAAATAACCCCAGGACTGCGTTTATTCCTATTATACTGGTTACCGCCAAGAATTCTCCCCAGGATACCGAAGAGGGCTTTAAGGCAGGCGCTTTTGATTATATAAAGAAGCCGTTTGATAAACTTGAATTGTTCGCGCGCGTGAAAAGCGCTATCAGGCACAGGGAAACACAGGAACTGCTTCTTGAAGCTGAAAAGGTTTCAACATACATGGCGACGGTAGTTACCACAAATCATAAAATAAAGCAGCCGCTTACCCTCATCAATCTTGCAGGGACAGCCATTAAACGGGAACTAACCAAAGAGGAAATTATCAGGGAAAACATCGCGAAGAAACTGGAAACCATTGAAGCTGCCGTGATGGATATTAAGGATGTGCTCGAACAGTTAAACCGGATTGAAAAGCCCCGCATTTCCGAATACGTCCGCGATATCAAGATGATTGATCTTGAACCGGATGAACAGGAAGAATAAATTAAAGCAGCTCTTTTATGGTAGCCAGCATGGTCTCAAAATCATACGGCTTATGAATAATTGAGCTGATGTTCAGGTTTTCCACCGGAAACTTATAACTGAATCCGGTACTTCCGGTAGAAAAGATAATAGGAATAGTATAGTTTAGCTGTCTAACCTGCGTTACGGTTTCAAGGCCGTTAAGCCCCGGCATATTGAAGTCTATGATCAGCAGATCAACTTTAATTTCATCTCTCATTATGCGCAGGACCTCTTCTCCGGACTTAACCTTCAGAACGTAATAATCATGCGACTCAAGAAGTTCGCCAAGCAGATCACAGAGTTCCTCCTCATCATCAGCAATCAGAATAATGGGAGCAGAAGGAACTGCCTGTTTTCCCATCTTTACCATTGACGGAATATATATATCAAACCGGGTGCCGTGCCCGGGTTTGCTGCGCACTTCAATGTGCCCGTTGTGTCCTTTGATGATGCCGTAAACCACATATAAACCAAGCCCGCTGTTTTCTTCGCTCCCTTTAGTGGAAAAGAAGGGGTCAAAGATCTTTCCGAGATCCTGTTCGCTTATTCCTTTGCCGGTATCAGCAACGGAAAAATGGACATAATTTCCTTCCGTTAAAAACGGGAAGCGGACTGCATTTACGGTATTCACCGTCAGGTTTTTTGCTTCTACTTCCAGAATTCCCTTATCACTCATCGCCTCACGGGCATTGATGCAGAGATTGAGGAGTACCTGAAAAAGCTGCGTGCTGTTGCCGTGAATAAGATCAGGTTTTTCATCAGCGGAGATGCGAAGATCAACTGAAGGGGGAAAACTGTCAGATATCATTCTTGAAATCTCTTCTATCAGAAATTCAGGATGAACTATTTCCTTAAGTTTTCCTCCGCTCTTTCCGTATGAAAGGAGATTCTTTGTAAGGTCTTTTGCGCGGACTGCACCGCGTTCAATGGTAGTAACAAGCCGGAGGATATCTTCCTGGTCTTTCGCTTTTCTCTTCAGAATGGCAACGCTTCCGAAGATGCTTGACAGTATATTGCTGATATCATGAGCAATACCGCCTGCAATCTTTCCTATGGTTTCAAGTTTCTGTTTTTGCGCGAGACGGTTTTCAAGATAACGGTGATGCTGGACTCCATGCAATGAACGGAGAAAAATTCCCGCGAGTGCACTGTGTCTTCCGGTATCAGAAAAATCAGGTTCAGTAAAAACTTCTGCGGCTCTTCCGAGAAGGATATATCCGTAGCTGATATCGGCAAAAACAGCAGGAATGCAGGTTAATGATTCAGCCCCGAGCACTGCATGCAGATATCCGTAAACCGGGTGAAGTGAATCATTGATGATAATTTTTCCCCCCTCCTTTAATGTCTCGCTTATAATGGTATCGTAGCAGCGTTCAAGTTCGTAATGTATGAGCGGATTGCGGCTCAGGTAATTAAGCGGATCATAGTGAGTGGTGAGAAATTCTCCCTGGCTGGTTTTTGTGCTCAGCATGGCAAAATCCGCCCCCGTTGCAAGCATTACATCCGCAAGAAGAGACTCTGAAACTTTGTTAAAAGCATCCGGTTCAAAGAGTCCCGTGATAAGCTTTTCAAGCCGTTCAAGTTCTATGTTAAGTTCGTTATTCATGATTCCCGTTCTTGTGTTCCGGTTAAGATCTCCGGAACGGTGACTGCTGTCCTATTTTTCTAAATTATATTTTTTAATTTTTGTATAGAGAGTTTTCTGGCTGATGCCCAGGTGCAGTGAAGACTGCACACGGTCCCAGTCATACTGATCAAGCACTTTTTTTATATGCTGCTTTTCAACGTCTTCAAGCGAAAGCTGCGCGGAAAACTCTTCGGCTGGCGGGTCAGGTTTAGCAGAAGATATTTTTGCCGGAGTTTTTGCTGAAGGAAGATAAAGATTATCCGGATATATAACGGGGCCGTCGCTGAAAATGATTGCCCGCTCGATAATATGCTCGAGCTCGCGAATGTTTCCCGGAAAGTCGTAACTCATAAGAATTTTTTTTGCGTCTTCAGAGAGAGTCTTTGGTGTTCTTATGGGTGACTTTGCCGCAAGAAAATGGTTTGCCAGTACCGGTATATCCTCTGCCCGGTCACGCAGCGGAGGGATAACCAGGGTAATAACATTAAGACGAAAGAGCAGATCTTTCCTGAAATTCTTCTGGTCTGATTCTTCCATCAGATTCCTGTTTGTAGCTCCCACCACCCGTACGTCAGAGCGGAGAGCGTTAAGTCCTCCCACTCTCCGGTATTCACCGTTTTCAAGAAAGCGAAGCAGCTTGGGCTGAAGATTCATGCTGGTCTCGCCGACTTCATCAAGAAAAAGAGAGCCGCCGTTTGCAATCTCCACAAGACCTGGTTTTGTATTTTTTGCATCGGTAAAAGCGCCCTTCTCAAATCCGAACAGTTCGCTTTCGAAAAGGGAATCAGGCAGTGATGCACAGTTAATAACTACAAATGGTTTTTTACTCCGCTCTGAATTTTGATGGATGAATTCCGCCATCAGTTCTTTTCCGGTTCCGGTTTCCCCCTCGATCAGGATATTTGAATCTGACCGGGCTGCTTTAAGAGCAAGATTGATAACATTTTTAAGGGCCTGGCTCTCACCAATGATCCTCAGAGGAATATCAGAATGAGTCCGCTTGCTCAGCAGTTCATTTTTTATCAGCAGATCCTTGTGTTCAAGCGCTCTCCTGACCGAAACAAAAAGATTCTCAACATTATAGGGCTTGGTCAGGAAATCATAAGCCCCGATCCTGATACATTCAACCGCTTTGCTGATATCCATATCTCCCGTGAGAATAATAACAGGGAGCTGCGGATAGAGATCTTTTGCCTTTTTTAAGACCTCTTCACCTGAGATTGGCCTCATTCTGAGATCAAGCAGGAGCAGGTCATAAGGCTTTTTGCCAAGAAGTTCCAGAGCGGACTCCCCGTTCGAGACAGCATCCACTTCATAGCCGGCTTCTCCGAGCTGCTCGGTCAGCAGATAACAGAGCCCCTGATCATCATCAGCAGCGAGAATTCTTGGTTTTAAGGTCATTTTCCAACAAAATAAAGCCCAAATATAATAAAAGGGGGGATATTGCCCTGCCTGCTGCGATACGATGTGATATAGATTCCAACTGACAGGTCTGAACGATGGGACAAACTTTATCTCTTTGTTTTTTGTCTAATGTCTTGAATCAGATTCCAGACGGTTGACCGAATTTTCAAGACAGATCAGCTTCGGGAATACCCCGAAAATCATTCAGAATGAAGGATTATTCTGGCACAATGTATGTATTACAGGGTATGAACAGTTATTCACAAAAGGAGATACAATGAACAGGTTAAAAAGATTTTTTCTCATACTACCGCTTCTCATCTTTGGTTTGACGGGATGTTCTGAAAACACAACGGACCCCGGTTCACAGGTTATTACTGATGATCAGGCGCTTCAGGAACTTGCGCTTGAAGATTCATCAGTACTTTCGTTCGAGCAGAACTTTAATGATGACGGAGCGATGGGTTTCTTCTTCGGAAAAACGCAGGAGGCAATTTATCCGCTTAAAATCGGAAGAAGAATCAGCAGCGTTACCAGGCAGTTCAGCAGAGAACTTATTGGTGACAGTGCTTACGTTACGGTAACTTCAACCTATACGGGAGTGATGATTATTGCAGCCAGTTTTGAACCGGTTACACCGGGAGATACGACGGTTACTGCTGATACGGTTATTCAGAAACCATTTACCTCTGAGGTAGTAAGAAAACTGATTTTCCGCAAGGTTAACAATAACCCGAACCCCCGCAATAACTGGAGACTTGTTGCAGTCTCTCTGCCTTCCGGAGGAACGGTAACCAATAATGTGTCTATCAACAAAGCAGTGCTAACCTACGCCAATGGTGACTCACTCGTGATTACCAATCCGAATGATTTTTTCCTCTCACGCAATCCCTCCGGCGCAAGAAGGGACATCCCAGTGCTCAACCGGAATGCGACCGTTACTTTGAGGGTAGAGATTTACAGCACTTATGCTGATGATGATTTTGTAATACTTACCCACGGAGCCAACCTCCGCGGATTCTTTAGAGTTAAAAAGCGCCTTGAACTGATTTCCTCTGAACCGTCAGGAGCTGGATTTGTCAGAGTGTATTCTCATACCTTTGCTTCGGGCAGTGCTCCGGGACACTTCCACGCCATAATTGACGCAATGCCGCGCGGTGTAGTGTTTGATTCAGGCGCCGCGGTAGAGAATAAATCCTGGGGAGTTCCTTATATCGTCAGATAAATGAAGTTTGCTCTGCCGGGCCTTTTCTGAGAAAATCAGAGAAGTCCGGCAGGGAATTTTTGATTAGACTGATTACAATGGTAAATTTAAGGTTATGAAAAAAATAGTCCATATTGCAGCAATACTGCTTCTGATGCTTTACGCCGGATGCGGCAAGCCCAATCCGGTTGAACTGGAAAACCCCGCAGCCACCGGCGATGAACAAAGTGTTATCGAAGTGATTTCGGCGAATCCGGAGCAGACCACCTCCCCGTATGGTTATGATACAACAGCATTCTTCCGGCCGGAAGATGTATCGCTGAATTATGGATCTGCACTTTTTATTGCACGTAATCAGCTTTTTACCGGAGATTCGGTTTCAGTTACCAGTTTCGCGGAGCTTTATCTATATGACCGTACGCAGCCGGTTCGTGATCAGAACAACAGAATAATTTCATACAAAACCAAAAAAGCTGATTTCCTGAGAATCAATAATTTTCAGGCGCGCGAAGTTGCTCATATGATGGGCTGGAGGCGGGGCGGTGTAATTACCGATACCCTGCTTGGTCCTAAATACCGTCTGTTCGGAAGAAGAGGACATATGAGTCCTGATTTTGAACTTGGCTCGTCAGCCAGTATGGATATACGGATAAAACTGCCGGGACAGGGCCCGGTGCAGATCAGCTCTTCGCTGCCGGTGGATATTACAGGTAGTGTAAAACGCATACGGCTTAATGGCGCGGATGCCATGCAGATTA of Ignavibacteriales bacterium contains these proteins:
- a CDS encoding response regulator, which codes for MNNELNIELERLEKLITGLFEPDAFNKVSESLLADVMLATGADFAMLSTKTSQGEFLTTHYDPLNYLSRNPLIHYELERCYDTIISETLKEGGKIIINDSLHPVYGYLHAVLGAESLTCIPAVFADISYGYILLGRAAEVFTEPDFSDTGRHSALAGIFLRSLHGVQHHRYLENRLAQKQKLETIGKIAGGIAHDISNILSSIFGSVAILKRKAKDQEDILRLVTTIERGAVRAKDLTKNLLSYGKSGGKLKEIVHPEFLIEEISRMISDSFPPSVDLRISADEKPDLIHGNSTQLFQVLLNLCINAREAMSDKGILEVEAKNLTVNTVNAVRFPFLTEGNYVHFSVADTGKGISEQDLGKIFDPFFSTKGSEENSGLGLYVVYGIIKGHNGHIEVRSKPGHGTRFDIYIPSMVKMGKQAVPSAPIILIADDEEELCDLLGELLESHDYYVLKVKSGEEVLRIMRDEIKVDLLIIDFNMPGLNGLETVTQVRQLNYTIPIIFSTGSTGFSYKFPVENLNISSIIHKPYDFETMLATIKELL
- a CDS encoding sigma-54-dependent Fis family transcriptional regulator; this encodes MTLKPRILAADDDQGLCYLLTEQLGEAGYEVDAVSNGESALELLGKKPYDLLLLDLRMRPISGEEVLKKAKDLYPQLPVIILTGDMDISKAVECIRIGAYDFLTKPYNVENLFVSVRRALEHKDLLIKNELLSKRTHSDIPLRIIGESQALKNVINLALKAARSDSNILIEGETGTGKELMAEFIHQNSERSKKPFVVINCASLPDSLFESELFGFEKGAFTDAKNTKPGLVEIANGGSLFLDEVGETSMNLQPKLLRFLENGEYRRVGGLNALRSDVRVVGATNRNLMEESDQKNFRKDLLFRLNVITLVIPPLRDRAEDIPVLANHFLAAKSPIRTPKTLSEDAKKILMSYDFPGNIRELEHIIERAIIFSDGPVIYPDNLYLPSAKTPAKISSAKPDPPAEEFSAQLSLEDVEKQHIKKVLDQYDWDRVQSSLHLGISQKTLYTKIKKYNLEK
- a CDS encoding response regulator, coding for MKKILIIDDQHDNALILFERLTREGFRVHIEYNGKDGISYANAENPDLILLDIMMPDMNGLEVCRHLKNNPRTAFIPIILVTAKNSPQDTEEGFKAGAFDYIKKPFDKLELFARVKSAIRHRETQELLLEAEKVSTYMATVVTTNHKIKQPLTLINLAGTAIKRELTKEEIIRENIAKKLETIEAAVMDIKDVLEQLNRIEKPRISEYVRDIKMIDLEPDEQEE